Proteins encoded by one window of Vitis vinifera cultivar Pinot Noir 40024 chromosome 10, ASM3070453v1:
- the LOC100853520 gene encoding BAG family molecular chaperone regulator 5, mitochondrial, with product MKPSRRFSFFSSSSSSSSSTTTTTVIYTFRDDQTTPHPQFNEIPIHSSPEPPIPITVHLPQPSESAAAVAIQSAYRAHLIRTLVRKISAVSSEADHLQRLIQRQETVDAIRSDDREKLKMNEALMALLLKLDSVPGLDPAVRDLRRSVSRRIVGMQEILDSVSDTRTDGWDGFLRNWDKAIDEMEEEVCKERGGDEMERFCAEHLGFRCLQRFLREA from the coding sequence ATGAAACCCTCTCGTAGATTCAgcttcttctcctcctcctcctcttcctcttcctctacAACCACCACTACAGTGATATACACTTTCCGTGACGACCAAACTACCCCTCATCCCCAATTCAATGAAATTCCCATCCATTCCTCACCCGAACCCCCCATCCCCATCACCGTCCACCTCCCTCAACCGTCGGAATCCGCCGCCGCCGTAGCCATCCAATCGGCCTACCGCGCCCACCTGATCCGCACTCTTGTCCGGAAAATCTCCGCCGTGAGCTCCGAGGCCGACCACCTGCAGCGCCTAATCCAGCGGCAGGAAACCGTGGACGCCATCCGGAGCGACGATCGCGAGAAGCTGAAGATGAACGAGGCCTTGATGGCTCTGCTCCTGAAGCTCGACTCCGTGCCGGGGCTTGATCCGGCAGTGCGGGACCTCCGGAGGTCCGTGAGCCGTCGGATCGTTGGGATGCAGGAGATTCTAGACTCGGTTTCCGACACCAGAACGGACGGATGGGATGGATTCTTGAGGAATTGGGACAAGGCCATAGATGAGATGGAAGAAGAAGTTTGTAAAGAGAGAGGCGGGGATGAAATGGAGAGGTTTTGTGCAGAGCATTTAGGGTTCCGGTGCCTCCAGAGGTTTCTCCGAGAGGCATAG